The genomic DNA ATCAGGAGAAACGATAACAGCATCTTTTATCTCAAGTGAATGGAGCTCCCGACACAAAGCCCCAACAGCAGTAAGATGATCAACTGGAATCCTAAAGAACCCTTGAATTTGGGGAGAATGAAGGTCCATGGCAACAATCCTATCCGCCCCACCCGTAGTAAGCATATCAGCAACCATACGGGCTGTGATTGGCTCCCTGCCGGTTGTTTTCTTATCTTGCCGTGCATAGCCATAATAAGGGATTACAGCCGTTATTCTGCCTGCAGATGCGCGATACAATGCATCAAGTATTATTAGAAGTTCGGTAAAATTTTCATTTACAGGTGGGCAAGTCGGCTGAATAACAAAAACATCCTTGCCTCGAACGCTTTCCTCTATCTGCACGTGAATTTCTCCGTCAGGAAACCGCGAAACATTCAAACGCCCAAGGGTACGGTCGAGCCTAATCGCTACTTCAAGCGCCAGCTCTGGGTGGGCTGTTCCACTAAATATCTCAAGCTCACCACGAGGACGCTGAAGTTCGCTCAAATCCCCACCTCCAATTGATTTTCTATTTTTACCACGCCAAGGACTTCCGATGCCGCCTGCTCAGCCTCTTGCTTGGCTAACTCATCTCGAACTTTTCCTTTTAGGATAATAACCCCATCGTTAACGATTACTTCTATATCCTTTGGTTGTATCACATCATTTTCATTAATTAGGTTTATTACATCTTCACGAATCTGGTCCGATGTCCGAAAAACACTTGACTGAGCTGGCCCTATTAGACTGCTATCATATTCCGGCTGCATGTTTGCACTCCTTCCCTGGCCAGATGGCCTTATATTAGGCTAATGACCCGTATTTTTCATACCCTCCATTTTTAGGCTCGAAAACAAGGGAATTAAAGATTGAAGGTAAAAGTGCCGATATCTAGGGGGAAATCCTTTGCGTTAAGGTGAACTTGGGCAGGAGTATTGCATTTTGCTTGCAGCTTTTTGTTTTCGCTCACAATATGAACAAACGAGGGAATTTCAAACATGTCACCATCTTGTATGTCATAAATTATAAGTGATTTGCCCTTTGGAAAAATTGACGCATCTGGGACAAGAATCGTTCGCTTACCACCGGCGGCAAGAACATTAATTATTCTTGAGCTTCTACCGTCTTCCCCTTGAATAAGCTTTCCGCGATAATAACCCGTATCCGTGCGGATACAAGATGCAGCTTTCTCAAGGGGAACAATATTGTGGACCTCGTGCATTCCCGGCTCGTCATCTGGACTAGTGAACCCTTTTCCGAGAACTAAGGTATCTGCGTCAAGCTGGATTATAAATCGCCCACATTTCCTTATTACTGACTTAATTCGGTAAGCAGATTTATGACTGTAGTCTCTCCTGCCTATGTATATAATTTGCCCAACAAGAGAACCATCTGTTGGAAGCTCACGTGTTGTTTCTATTTGGCAACTGTCGTAATCAACTGAATTAATCCGACCCCAATACTCTGATATCCCAGTCGTGATTGTTATTCCGCTGGCTGAAACATGCGTTCCACCAATCAATAATGCTTCGCACAATTTGCCACGCTTTGTCCTAACGAATGCAAATCTACCTTTCAACCTAATAATTTCACCATTAGTAGAAAACTCATATTCCTTCGTAGGATTAATCGAGGAAAGAACATAATCTTGAATATCATTGTTAATATCAACATGCAAGCCCACAGGTAATCCATCATCATCATCTTTTACAGCTAAGCGCCCAACGTCGATACCAGCACTCATGCCTTCGTATGGCTGTAAAACACTCGCAAAAGCCGAAGATAGGTCATCACCTTTCCTTCGCACAATTGCAAAGAGCGCTTTGGGGAACTTAGGCAAAACTCCAGGCGCTGTTGCAGTAACGATTTCGGACCCCGGTGGTGGTGCAAGGTATATCTTCAGCATACCTTGACTTTTTGAATCTATTGCCCAGTTTGCCGAGCAGCTTTTTCCTATAGGTCCATGCCGTATATCATACAAGAAGCCATACCCATTCCCAGGAGGTGGATTCCAGTAAGGCCTTGCATCGCTTACGCCAATTATGTCGCCGTCTGGCCCAACTCTACGCCCCCAATCATACTCCTTGCCTGCTAGGCTTCCTTCGCTGTCCAAATTGCTAAGTTCGCTGCCCTCGACAGCAAGTCTATCACCAATGGCATGCCAAAAAAGATCATGACTATCCCCACCTCGAACACGAAAGATGTCTGCAAGATATAAACACTCGCTATTAGTCCCAACGAGTGCAAGGGTTCGTCGGTAAAGTGATACCCCTTCTGACTTGTATGAATTCTCTGCCGAAGCCTCCACCATTCTAATCGCGTTTCCCTCAGCGAATAGATGAGCACTTCCGCCTGTCAAACCCTCAAGCATCTGCGAGCGTTCATTGACAACTACCAGGTTATGGCTTGCGGTTTGATGAGCCCACCCTTTTTGGACGTGCGCACTGCCTAGCACATAACCAAGGTCATACGTAAGCTCTCTGCCTAGTGCAAAAAAGTTTATGTTAAGATCATCCAAATGCCCATGGCAAACCGAAGGTCCATATCTCAAAAGTACTGCGCTACCTTTCGGTCCATCACCAGCCCTCAAAATTGCTATTCCTTTTCCATCAAGAAGCTTTGACCGTTGGGGCTGAAAAGTTTCAACTCTTACCTTTGGTATAGGTTCAGCATGAAAGAGTAGCCAGGTTTTATTAGGCAATGAAGCTCTTGCGGTCTCAACATCGCCGTCAGACATCTTATTAAGCAACCTTGCCCACTCTTCTTTGGCCTTTTGTGAACTTGCTCGCCTATAAAGATATTCTACTCGCATGAACGAGAGCGGTTCGAAGGTCTTGCTATCGCCTTCAAGCTTCACTACGTCGGGCAAACTATCTCCAAATCTTGGCTTGTGTCCTGCGCACATCATATCCAATTCGCTATAAGCCAATGCTTTAGATAGTTTTGGGTGCTCATAGAGATTGATTCCATTTGGGTACTCAGGACTCCGATAGTTCACCAGCATTTCAGCCATATCAATATATAGGTTCAGCGCATGGTCAGCATATCCAGTCGAAGTTTCAAAGTATTGCCCATCACGGTCCAGATTATTTTCTATGAAATTCCATACATTTTGAGGACCTTTAAGAGCCCATTGTGTATAATTATCATCGCCTAAGATAAGCCCAACTACCAAAACTCCTCTAGTAAAATCTGCTTGCCCATTGGTAAGACCATAAAGCCCTGTTTGGGACTGCTCTAGGCAGTAATCTGCACCATTTCTGAGCACATTTTCCTCAACTGCTTTTCTTATCGTTGCTTTTCCAGTCGCAGATGGTGCATTCAACGCAGGGCTGTCGTACAAAAGATCAAAGTACCGTGCGAAATGAACCAATACTCTTGCAACTTGGTATTGTGTTCTCTCAAACCGTCCTCCAGGAGCGCCGGGGTAATCAATTGAACCAGTAGTACATGTGGGATATGCTTCCGCTATTCTATCTAAAAGAACCGATGCCGCATGAGCATACCGCTCATCTTTGGTGAGGATGTAGGCGTTTGAAAGAACATCTAGTGCACGCAGAGTAACTGCTTGGATTGCAAAAGAGTTATATATTCCTACGAAGTAATAGTGCT from Armatimonadota bacterium includes the following:
- a CDS encoding ribose-phosphate pyrophosphokinase; this encodes MSELQRPRGELEIFSGTAHPELALEVAIRLDRTLGRLNVSRFPDGEIHVQIEESVRGKDVFVIQPTCPPVNENFTELLIILDALYRASAGRITAVIPYYGYARQDKKTTGREPITARMVADMLTTGGADRIVAMDLHSPQIQGFFRIPVDHLTAVGALCRELHSLEIKDAVIVSPDAGRVKLATEYANRLGLPVVIIHKRRVGPELTEAVHVVGDVKGKRPIIIDDMITTGGTIERSVKALLEHGAREEIYVAATHPVFVEPAISRLANAAIKQVLVTNTIPFPAGKTLKKFRIVSIAHLIADAIRSIHTDSSVSQLFV
- a CDS encoding BON domain-containing protein, with amino-acid sequence MQPEYDSSLIGPAQSSVFRTSDQIREDVINLINENDVIQPKDIEVIVNDGVIILKGKVRDELAKQEAEQAASEVLGVVKIENQLEVGI
- a CDS encoding heparinase II/III family protein, with protein sequence MASEGVHPYLYITASDVERAKTNIERYTWARKIFDAIISEADKWASLSDAELRERVPPPGSIYAYGFSSCPECHVSWPWWGAGGICDFSRPLKVKCPSCGRIFPDEKHPDNGEGWVDNNGKHYYFVGIYNSFAIQAVTLRALDVLSNAYILTKDERYAHAASVLLDRIAEAYPTCTTGSIDYPGAPGGRFERTQYQVARVLVHFARYFDLLYDSPALNAPSATGKATIRKAVEENVLRNGADYCLEQSQTGLYGLTNGQADFTRGVLVVGLILGDDNYTQWALKGPQNVWNFIENNLDRDGQYFETSTGYADHALNLYIDMAEMLVNYRSPEYPNGINLYEHPKLSKALAYSELDMMCAGHKPRFGDSLPDVVKLEGDSKTFEPLSFMRVEYLYRRASSQKAKEEWARLLNKMSDGDVETARASLPNKTWLLFHAEPIPKVRVETFQPQRSKLLDGKGIAILRAGDGPKGSAVLLRYGPSVCHGHLDDLNINFFALGRELTYDLGYVLGSAHVQKGWAHQTASHNLVVVNERSQMLEGLTGGSAHLFAEGNAIRMVEASAENSYKSEGVSLYRRTLALVGTNSECLYLADIFRVRGGDSHDLFWHAIGDRLAVEGSELSNLDSEGSLAGKEYDWGRRVGPDGDIIGVSDARPYWNPPPGNGYGFLYDIRHGPIGKSCSANWAIDSKSQGMLKIYLAPPPGSEIVTATAPGVLPKFPKALFAIVRRKGDDLSSAFASVLQPYEGMSAGIDVGRLAVKDDDDGLPVGLHVDINNDIQDYVLSSINPTKEYEFSTNGEIIRLKGRFAFVRTKRGKLCEALLIGGTHVSASGITITTGISEYWGRINSVDYDSCQIETTRELPTDGSLVGQIIYIGRRDYSHKSAYRIKSVIRKCGRFIIQLDADTLVLGKGFTSPDDEPGMHEVHNIVPLEKAASCIRTDTGYYRGKLIQGEDGRSSRIINVLAAGGKRTILVPDASIFPKGKSLIIYDIQDGDMFEIPSFVHIVSENKKLQAKCNTPAQVHLNAKDFPLDIGTFTFNL